In Acidobacteriota bacterium, one genomic interval encodes:
- a CDS encoding TonB-dependent receptor, translated as MKHLFSRCVLLTAALLLLGGLAFGQMGQTYGRVEGSVKDQTGGVIPGVTVTITGVAGAKDMVTGDSGEFAFPFLTPGQYDVKAELQGFKTYEQKNVVVRLGTTTTLALVITPGEISEVVTVKDQAPLVDVTSTTVGANISDDLYTSIPMRRNFTAIFNLAPGVSDGGGTGASNPSIGGASGLENNYVVDGVNVTNAGYGSLGAYSNVYGSLGSGVNFDFVQEVQIKSGGFEAEYGQSTGGVVNVITKSGGNEFHGGVYFYASPSGWAARRKQINLYREQKNTMVLARQAYDISGDLSGYVWKDKLFFYFGFNPQWNKTYRRAPDGMGQLIDGLAIYEQKERIYSWSGKLTFIASSNHNFEFSSFADPSYTGTGPNRGMTSEGDIRYSKLNYGSWNWIGRYNGVINPKWFITASLGRAFNRFNESFLYSEAYPFRNYIDYYYDYYLPTHPGAAPGNYSYFVDGGPGFYENNEGQNYQFNIKNTVNFNLVGEHSLDIGYLYEDVKYDAIRQYTGPRVVVPAYAGFPGGTTNGASCYFQWIRLASGNIWDRNGDGVINRDDAVFRQIRGNVTPPAVATTTKYHSFYFQDAWKISSKITFKYGLRYDYQKMAGSGAEAISYAFKGNWAPRFGLIYDVYGDGKMKIYGSWGKFYEKVPNDICVRAMSSETGVTTAFWGDPALTQFLNPALAAAGYAPANTLSITGSHPTYIVPGTDTGSTYQFVLGVDRQLTPTLSLGARFIWSTIGKCLEDVSGGTAQMGYDGFPTDYVIANPTYAGDIFINATGVLGSDGLPDGFADVERSYQALEVTLEKRFSNGFQFMANYRLSKLWGNYEGLFRNDNGQDDPNITSLYDFRDGPEINPDTGMKWLGYQFVPGYLNTDRRHIFNFNGSYTFPQKITVGAGVRCTSGAPITPLGTHPVYQNDGEIPMTPRGSAGRGAWVNTVDLHCDYPWQVTDSVRVRFAIDLFNVFNRRQPTTYDENIQQSFETNVDYLTALSFQAPFSARASVRVEF; from the coding sequence ATGAAGCACCTGTTTTCCAGATGCGTGCTCCTGACGGCCGCGCTCCTGCTTCTGGGCGGGCTCGCGTTCGGCCAGATGGGGCAGACCTACGGGCGCGTCGAAGGGTCCGTCAAGGACCAGACGGGCGGCGTGATCCCGGGCGTCACCGTGACCATCACCGGCGTGGCCGGTGCCAAGGACATGGTCACCGGCGACTCCGGCGAATTCGCCTTCCCGTTCCTCACCCCCGGCCAGTACGACGTCAAGGCCGAGCTCCAGGGTTTCAAGACCTACGAGCAGAAGAACGTCGTCGTCCGCCTGGGCACCACCACCACCCTTGCGCTGGTGATCACTCCCGGCGAGATCTCCGAAGTGGTCACGGTCAAGGATCAGGCCCCCCTGGTTGACGTCACGTCCACCACGGTCGGCGCCAACATCTCCGACGACCTGTACACCTCCATCCCCATGCGCCGTAACTTCACGGCCATCTTCAACCTCGCCCCCGGCGTCAGCGACGGCGGCGGCACCGGCGCGTCCAACCCGTCCATCGGCGGCGCTTCCGGTCTCGAGAACAACTACGTCGTCGACGGCGTGAACGTCACCAACGCCGGCTACGGCTCCCTGGGCGCCTACTCCAACGTGTACGGCTCCCTGGGCAGCGGCGTCAACTTCGACTTCGTTCAGGAAGTCCAGATCAAGTCCGGCGGCTTCGAGGCCGAGTACGGCCAGAGCACCGGCGGCGTGGTCAACGTCATCACCAAGTCCGGCGGCAACGAGTTCCACGGCGGCGTGTACTTCTACGCCTCCCCCTCCGGCTGGGCGGCCCGCCGCAAGCAGATCAACCTCTACCGCGAGCAGAAGAACACCATGGTCCTGGCCCGCCAGGCCTACGACATCAGCGGCGACCTGAGCGGCTATGTCTGGAAAGACAAGCTGTTCTTCTACTTCGGCTTCAACCCCCAGTGGAACAAGACCTACCGGCGCGCCCCGGACGGCATGGGCCAGCTGATCGACGGCCTGGCCATCTACGAGCAGAAGGAGCGCATCTACTCCTGGTCCGGCAAGCTGACCTTCATCGCCTCCAGCAACCACAACTTCGAGTTCTCCTCCTTCGCCGACCCGTCCTACACCGGGACCGGCCCGAACCGCGGCATGACCTCCGAAGGCGACATCCGGTACAGCAAGCTCAACTACGGCTCCTGGAACTGGATCGGCCGCTACAACGGCGTCATCAACCCCAAGTGGTTCATCACGGCCTCCCTGGGCCGCGCCTTCAACCGGTTCAACGAGTCCTTCCTCTACAGCGAGGCTTACCCCTTCCGGAACTACATCGACTACTACTACGACTACTACCTGCCGACCCACCCGGGTGCGGCCCCCGGCAACTACAGCTACTTCGTCGATGGCGGCCCCGGCTTCTACGAGAACAACGAGGGCCAGAACTACCAGTTCAACATCAAGAACACCGTCAACTTCAACCTGGTGGGCGAGCACTCCCTCGACATCGGCTACCTGTATGAAGACGTCAAGTACGACGCCATCCGGCAGTACACCGGCCCGCGCGTCGTTGTCCCGGCCTACGCCGGCTTCCCGGGCGGCACCACCAACGGCGCGTCCTGCTACTTCCAGTGGATCCGCCTCGCCAGCGGCAACATCTGGGACCGCAACGGCGACGGCGTCATCAACCGTGACGACGCGGTGTTCCGCCAGATCCGCGGCAACGTGACCCCGCCGGCCGTGGCCACCACGACCAAGTACCACTCCTTCTACTTCCAGGACGCCTGGAAGATCTCCTCGAAGATCACCTTCAAGTACGGCCTCCGCTACGACTACCAGAAGATGGCCGGCAGCGGCGCCGAGGCGATCTCCTACGCCTTCAAGGGCAACTGGGCCCCCCGCTTCGGCCTCATCTACGACGTCTACGGCGACGGCAAGATGAAGATCTACGGCTCCTGGGGCAAGTTCTACGAGAAGGTCCCCAACGACATCTGCGTCCGCGCCATGTCCTCCGAAACCGGTGTCACCACCGCGTTCTGGGGCGATCCCGCCCTCACCCAATTCCTGAACCCGGCCCTGGCCGCCGCGGGCTACGCCCCCGCCAACACCCTCTCCATCACGGGTTCCCACCCGACCTACATCGTCCCCGGGACCGACACCGGCAGCACCTACCAGTTCGTGCTGGGCGTCGACCGGCAGCTCACCCCCACCCTCAGCCTCGGCGCCCGCTTCATCTGGAGCACCATCGGCAAGTGCCTCGAGGACGTCAGCGGCGGGACCGCCCAGATGGGCTACGACGGCTTCCCCACCGACTACGTCATCGCCAACCCCACCTACGCGGGTGACATCTTCATCAACGCCACCGGCGTGCTGGGCTCCGACGGTCTCCCGGACGGCTTCGCCGACGTGGAACGCTCCTACCAGGCCCTCGAGGTCACCCTGGAAAAGCGCTTCTCCAACGGCTTCCAGTTCATGGCCAACTACCGCCTCTCCAAGCTGTGGGGCAACTACGAAGGCCTGTTCCGGAACGACAACGGCCAGGACGACCCCAACATCACCTCGCTGTACGACTTCCGCGACGGCCCGGAAATCAACCCCGACACCGGCATGAAGTGGCTCGGCTACCAGTTCGTCCCCGGCTACCTCAACACCGACCGCCGGCACATCTTCAACTTCAACGGGTCCTATACCTTCCCGCAGAAGATCACGGTCGGGGCCGGCGTGCGCTGCACCAGCGGCGCCCCCATCACCCCGCTGGGCACCCACCCGGTGTACCAGAACGACGGCGAGATCCCGATGACCCCGCGCGGCTCTGCCGGCCGGGGCGCCTGGGTCAACACCGTCGACCTCCACTGCGACTACCCGTGGCAGGTGACGGACAGCGTTCGCGTCCGCTTCGCCATCGACCTGTTCAACGTGTTCAATCGTCGTCAGCCGACCACCTACGACGAGAACATCCAGCAGTCCTTCGAGACCAACGTCGACTACCTGACGGCCCTCAGCTTCCAGGCGCCCTTCAGCGCCCGGGCTTCCGTCCGCGTCGAGTTCTAA
- a CDS encoding Rne/Rng family ribonuclease yields the protein MNRDLMVHVTPFEVHVAILEDDVLVEYHVERRRDRSIVGNIYKGRVDKVLPGMQSAFVDVGIDKNAFLYVTDFLEEFSELAETVEDDGVRPPQTPRRPGELPAVSVAAEPVPAEAGEPAEPQAAAAEPTADTPDAAPPPADGQAPRPAGERRGRHRSRRRGRSRSASPDGAQAASPAGQAPAEPAGAPETAGSPASAREETHPAPAPEPVSQPEPASAPQPAPPVEPGPKAEAGPRTERPSRYAAPGARSRLRSGSARKPEAAPAPEPAAAPAPEPPSPAPVPEAPADSPAAKPVRRRRTTRAAAPKKGDGAPDAGSGLTEGTSRITLPDEGASFSQGRSRGRRRRGGGGTGNRNFNTAAENEPGNISSMLKQGQEIIVQVVKEPISLKSARITSHISLPGRMLVFLPTFNRIGVSRKIRSDGERRRLRQIVKGHLGDRSGGFIIRTASEGCTEAELTQDVDFLLGTWQEIQSHSATDKAPTLLYEEPGLVERLLRDRLDESVQTIWVDDEAQYASVVSFMGRFMPAMLGKVKLFNRPESLFEFFNLVPEIQKAMRQKVWLKSGGYIVINHAEAMVAIDVNTGRFVGKNSNFEETITKTNLDAAKEIVRQIRLRNLGGIIVLDFIDMQDKKGRKAVMDVLMQELRKDKAPSKVLSFNDFGLVAMTRKRTAGALEKALSDPCPFCEGNGFVKSVSSTCFDIFSTADRMRGTLKGQTVLIRAHTDVIRSLKGESADVLTEIKRLCGNDVVLVPDPLMPFHAFDISTT from the coding sequence ATGAACCGTGACCTCATGGTGCACGTCACCCCCTTCGAGGTGCATGTAGCCATCCTCGAAGACGACGTGCTCGTGGAATACCATGTCGAGCGCCGCCGCGACCGCAGCATCGTGGGCAACATCTACAAGGGCCGGGTGGACAAGGTCCTCCCGGGGATGCAGTCCGCCTTCGTGGACGTGGGCATCGACAAGAACGCCTTCCTCTACGTGACCGACTTTCTGGAGGAGTTCTCCGAGCTGGCCGAGACCGTGGAGGACGACGGGGTCCGCCCCCCGCAGACACCCCGGCGCCCCGGCGAACTCCCCGCGGTTTCCGTCGCGGCCGAACCCGTCCCGGCCGAAGCCGGCGAACCCGCCGAGCCGCAAGCGGCGGCGGCCGAACCGACCGCAGACACCCCCGACGCGGCACCGCCCCCGGCCGACGGCCAGGCGCCCCGCCCCGCCGGCGAACGGCGCGGGCGCCACCGTTCCCGCCGACGCGGGCGCTCCCGCTCGGCCTCCCCCGACGGCGCCCAGGCAGCGTCCCCGGCGGGCCAAGCCCCCGCCGAGCCTGCCGGTGCGCCCGAAACCGCGGGGAGCCCGGCCTCGGCGCGGGAAGAAACCCACCCGGCGCCGGCCCCCGAACCGGTTTCCCAGCCCGAACCCGCCTCGGCGCCCCAGCCGGCGCCCCCGGTGGAACCCGGCCCCAAAGCCGAGGCCGGCCCCCGGACGGAACGGCCGTCCCGGTACGCGGCCCCCGGCGCCCGGTCGCGGCTCCGTTCCGGTTCCGCGCGCAAACCCGAAGCGGCCCCCGCCCCCGAGCCGGCGGCGGCGCCCGCGCCGGAACCGCCGTCCCCCGCGCCCGTTCCTGAAGCCCCCGCCGACAGCCCGGCCGCCAAGCCCGTCCGGCGGCGCCGGACGACCCGCGCCGCCGCCCCCAAAAAAGGGGACGGCGCCCCCGACGCCGGGTCCGGTCTGACGGAGGGAACGTCCCGAATCACCCTGCCCGACGAGGGCGCGTCCTTCTCCCAGGGACGTTCCCGGGGCCGGCGCCGGCGCGGCGGCGGCGGCACCGGCAACCGCAACTTCAACACCGCGGCGGAGAACGAGCCGGGCAACATCTCCAGCATGCTCAAGCAGGGGCAGGAGATCATCGTCCAGGTGGTGAAGGAGCCCATCTCCCTCAAGAGCGCCCGCATCACCTCCCACATCTCCCTCCCGGGGCGGATGCTGGTTTTCCTCCCCACCTTCAACCGCATCGGCGTCTCCCGCAAGATCCGCTCCGACGGGGAGCGGCGGCGGCTTCGCCAGATCGTGAAGGGGCACCTCGGCGACCGGAGCGGCGGGTTCATCATCCGCACCGCCAGCGAGGGGTGCACCGAGGCGGAACTCACCCAGGACGTCGACTTCCTGCTGGGGACCTGGCAGGAAATCCAGTCCCACAGCGCCACCGACAAGGCCCCGACCCTCCTGTACGAGGAGCCCGGCCTGGTGGAGCGCCTCCTGCGGGACCGGCTGGACGAGAGCGTCCAGACCATCTGGGTGGACGACGAGGCCCAGTACGCTTCCGTGGTCTCCTTCATGGGGCGCTTCATGCCCGCCATGCTGGGGAAGGTGAAGCTCTTCAACCGGCCCGAGAGCCTCTTCGAGTTCTTCAACCTCGTCCCCGAGATCCAGAAGGCCATGCGCCAGAAGGTCTGGCTCAAGTCGGGCGGCTACATCGTCATCAACCACGCCGAGGCCATGGTGGCCATCGACGTGAACACCGGCCGCTTCGTGGGCAAGAACAGCAACTTCGAGGAGACCATCACCAAGACCAACCTCGACGCCGCCAAGGAGATCGTCCGGCAGATCCGCCTGCGCAACCTGGGCGGGATCATCGTCCTGGACTTCATCGACATGCAGGACAAGAAGGGCCGCAAGGCGGTGATGGACGTCCTGATGCAGGAACTCCGCAAGGACAAGGCACCGTCGAAAGTCCTCTCCTTCAACGATTTCGGCCTGGTGGCCATGACGCGAAAGCGGACGGCGGGGGCCCTGGAGAAGGCCCTCTCCGACCCCTGCCCCTTCTGCGAGGGGAACGGTTTCGTGAAGTCCGTCTCCTCCACCTGCTTCGACATCTTCTCCACGGCGGACCGCATGCGGGGCACCCTCAAGGGGCAGACCGTGCTTATCCGCGCCCACACCGACGTCATCCGCTCCCTCAA